One genomic window of Leptospira paudalimensis includes the following:
- a CDS encoding FAD-binding protein has translation MKIKQLLPVTYLLLNYKGRIDRKVYWIASLFMWSNFYVFYQTLDYCLGETSTWIIYPLMLWGILAVSAKRFHDIGKSGNTILLTLIPILGPLVVIYFLAFKKGDPQNNQYGSVPGSEIDYYKNDDGKSIPHLKSTEVIINDVTRLNPVIVSSVFRPVTLDELIQFVKSSTAPISVGGGRFSMGGQTASPGSVHIDMRKLNQVIEYNPSEKWIKVQAGIRWCDIQHYIDKDDLSVKIMQTYANFTVGGALSVNCHGRYMGLGPVVLSVRSIEVILADGSLIKANRDQNTDVFAGMIGGYNSIGIIASVEFDLDENVKVKQVSKKMKKNQYFQFFKYNIREDKKVIFHNADIYPPQYQNIRAVSWEFTLDKPTVKSRFMPLQSSYPIHRYFFWDFTESPFGKWRREYIVDPLLFFSKKVHWRNYEAGYDVLELEPSAREKSTYVLQEYFVPIEKFNGFSDRLCDILKRHKVNMVNISVRHAKADEETYLSWAPKESFAFVLYYKQNVNESDKLKVAVWTRELMNASIEFGGSYYLPYQTHASREMFQKAYPKYKEIFALKEKLDPKFRFKNIFWDTYYKENPKPELPDSAFHRIFANVKWSDALYRFLQVIFNLYPEEKFFQLIYDTTKQYKTDEEIYSQIVQRLNSIKPFHADLTYALPALFKQKRELSLQILELLGTNTTVNGYLEIGTTGRYISSLQQKLKFNQNIYLVNSVPPKNNPVDILERGGIKKIGTFFPLNDYDPISNEIPSESLDLVTCLIGLHHIQLHKLDAFIQSIHRVLRVGGKFILRDHDVKDPEMFEFVSIIHTVFNAGLKETWEYESAEFKKFRSIEEWVEILKKFNLEAGPARLLQKDDPSDNILMIFTKVSK, from the coding sequence TTGAAAATCAAACAACTTCTACCAGTCACATACCTACTCTTAAATTATAAGGGCCGAATTGATAGAAAAGTGTATTGGATTGCCTCTTTGTTTATGTGGTCCAATTTTTACGTATTTTACCAAACATTGGATTATTGTTTGGGTGAGACAAGTACCTGGATCATTTATCCACTTATGCTTTGGGGCATTCTTGCCGTCTCCGCAAAACGATTTCATGATATCGGAAAGTCTGGAAATACAATTTTACTCACATTGATACCCATTCTTGGTCCTTTGGTAGTGATCTACTTTTTGGCCTTCAAAAAAGGAGACCCACAAAACAACCAATATGGTTCCGTTCCTGGATCAGAAATTGATTATTATAAAAACGATGATGGTAAAAGTATCCCCCACTTAAAATCAACAGAGGTCATCATCAATGATGTGACTCGCTTAAATCCTGTGATTGTTTCTTCCGTTTTTCGCCCAGTCACATTGGATGAATTGATCCAATTTGTTAAATCATCCACAGCTCCCATCTCAGTCGGTGGTGGGCGATTTAGTATGGGTGGCCAAACGGCAAGTCCAGGCTCGGTGCATATTGACATGCGAAAACTCAATCAAGTCATTGAGTACAATCCATCTGAAAAGTGGATTAAAGTCCAAGCGGGAATCCGTTGGTGTGACATCCAACATTATATCGATAAAGATGATTTGTCTGTTAAGATCATGCAAACATATGCAAACTTCACCGTGGGTGGTGCATTGAGTGTCAATTGCCATGGACGTTATATGGGGTTGGGTCCAGTTGTTCTATCAGTTCGATCCATTGAAGTGATCCTTGCAGATGGAAGTTTGATCAAAGCAAACAGAGATCAAAACACAGATGTATTTGCGGGGATGATTGGTGGTTACAATTCCATTGGTATCATTGCATCAGTAGAATTTGATTTGGATGAAAATGTTAAAGTCAAACAAGTCAGCAAAAAAATGAAAAAGAACCAATACTTCCAGTTTTTTAAATATAACATTCGGGAAGACAAAAAAGTAATTTTTCACAATGCAGACATTTACCCTCCTCAATACCAAAACATTCGAGCTGTTAGTTGGGAATTTACGTTAGACAAACCTACTGTGAAATCAAGATTTATGCCTTTGCAATCCTCCTACCCAATCCATCGTTATTTTTTCTGGGATTTTACAGAATCTCCATTTGGGAAATGGAGACGAGAATACATTGTGGATCCACTGCTATTTTTCTCCAAAAAAGTACATTGGAGGAATTATGAAGCAGGTTACGATGTTTTAGAATTAGAACCATCTGCGCGCGAAAAATCAACCTATGTATTACAAGAATACTTTGTTCCCATTGAAAAATTCAATGGGTTCTCAGATCGTTTGTGTGACATTTTAAAACGACACAAAGTCAATATGGTGAATATATCCGTTCGTCATGCAAAAGCAGATGAGGAAACGTATTTGTCTTGGGCACCCAAGGAAAGTTTTGCCTTTGTCTTGTATTACAAACAAAACGTAAACGAATCTGATAAACTAAAAGTGGCAGTATGGACTCGAGAACTCATGAATGCAAGTATTGAATTTGGAGGTAGTTATTATTTACCTTACCAAACCCATGCATCCAGAGAGATGTTTCAGAAAGCATATCCAAAATACAAAGAAATTTTTGCCCTAAAAGAAAAGTTAGATCCTAAGTTTCGATTCAAAAATATTTTCTGGGATACTTATTATAAAGAAAATCCAAAACCAGAATTGCCTGATTCTGCGTTTCACCGGATTTTTGCAAATGTTAAATGGAGTGATGCACTTTATCGTTTTTTGCAAGTGATCTTCAACCTTTATCCAGAAGAAAAATTCTTCCAATTGATTTACGATACCACCAAACAGTACAAAACCGATGAGGAAATTTATTCGCAAATTGTACAAAGATTAAATTCAATAAAACCTTTCCATGCAGATTTAACTTATGCATTACCTGCGCTCTTCAAACAAAAAAGAGAATTGTCTCTTCAGATTTTGGAACTTCTTGGTACCAATACAACCGTTAATGGGTATTTGGAAATTGGAACCACAGGAAGGTACATTTCGAGCTTACAACAAAAGCTAAAATTCAATCAAAACATTTATCTTGTAAATTCAGTTCCACCAAAAAACAATCCCGTTGATATACTCGAAAGAGGTGGGATCAAAAAAATTGGAACTTTTTTCCCTCTCAATGATTATGATCCAATTAGCAATGAAATACCATCTGAGAGCCTAGACCTTGTTACATGTCTCATTGGTTTACACCATATACAGTTACATAAATTAGATGCGTTTATCCAATCAATCCATCGTGTTCTCCGTGTGGGAGGTAAATTCATATTAAGAGATCATGATGTAAAAGATCCAGAAATGTTTGAATTTGTCTCCATAATCCATACAGTTTTTAACGCAGGTTTGAAGGAAACATGGGAATATGAATCTGCTGAATTTAAAAAATTCCGTTCCATTGAGGAATGGGTAGAGATTCTTAAAAAATTCAATCTCGAAGCAGGACCTGCGAGACTGCTACAAAAAGATGACCCATCTGACAATATTCTAATGATTTTTACAAAGGTATCAAAATGA